The Patescibacteria group bacterium genome has a segment encoding these proteins:
- the tsaE gene encoding tRNA (adenosine(37)-N6)-threonylcarbamoyltransferase complex ATPase subunit type 1 TsaE: MKYISKSLAQTDNIALILAKLLRGGDVIFLRGGLGSGKTALMKGVAKHLGIRETVKSPTFVLSKPYRICRPGRSRANRFVHVDAYRLTSAHDLAGIGWGEIAGQKQTIVAVENPGRMFGRYRPNRTVRLRMLASGHRVIEF; this comes from the coding sequence ATGAAATATATCAGCAAATCACTGGCTCAAACTGATAATATTGCCCTTATATTAGCCAAATTACTTAGGGGCGGCGACGTGATTTTTCTGCGTGGCGGGCTAGGCAGCGGCAAGACCGCCCTAATGAAGGGCGTGGCTAAGCACCTTGGTATCCGTGAAACTGTTAAGAGCCCGACCTTTGTGCTGTCCAAACCATATCGTATCTGTCGTCCCGGTCGTTCCCGAGCCAACCGCTTCGTCCACGTTGACGCCTATCGTCTGACTTCTGCCCATGACCTGGCTGGTATCGGCTGGGGTGAAATAGCCGGCCAGAAGCAAACAATCGTGGCGGTGGAAAATCCCGGCCGAATGTTTGGCCGATATCGACCCAACCGCACGGTTCGCTTGCGTATGCTGGCTAGCGGCCATCGCGTGATCGAGTTTTGA
- a CDS encoding PRC-barrel domain-containing protein, which translates to MTLLNKNLLNLPVYTQSGLRLGYVTSFEIDELEQRIKRYSIKTHYGIAGLFDRQLIVSAEQVVRLSREKLVVEDTVLKQTSTNTADLPIKSTQPAGH; encoded by the coding sequence ATGACGTTATTGAACAAAAACCTGCTTAATCTGCCGGTTTATACCCAGAGCGGTCTGCGTCTGGGCTATGTTACGTCGTTTGAAATTGATGAACTGGAACAGCGGATCAAAAGATACAGCATTAAGACCCATTACGGTATTGCGGGTTTATTTGATCGGCAGTTGATTGTCAGCGCGGAGCAAGTGGTCAGACTGTCTCGCGAGAAACTGGTGGTCGAGGATACCGTGCTGAAGCAGACCAGCACAAACACCGCCGACCTGCCAATCAAGAGCACCCAACCAGCCGGACACTAA